The genomic interval tatcaaataatatgaGAAGTTTTGAGTGTTCTTATTGCACGCATCTAACATCAGGAAAGtctcattttgtattataatgcaACGATCTTCTTCAATTGACGAATGACGATGGTCTACCCGCGCCTTTCTGGCCCATAATTTAAGGAATGACTGCGCGTTATTGATTTACTTATACGGgaatgaacgcagttgggctggatAAAGTGTGTGGATACCGATGGATTTATCCCTCCCaagcacacacaaacacacggCTGTAAGATTTACGCCAATAGCAATTTGCTCAGCAATAAAATGGTTTCGGTAACTTGTAAAAAACTAAAATGCCAATGTGTATCCATTTTACAAGTATCGATGAACAAGCTGATTATTACCACATTTGTTGTTGTATGAGAAAAAGGTGAAAGTTTTCTAAGATGTTACACTTTACCATATTGCTTATTGAcgcttttttattaatttctcaatgttttctttaactCGGCCCATTTGACATTACAGGGACAATACGTTTTCACTCTTCCCATCGGATACCGGGTTATTCTATATTTAGCTATTgaaatatgttctatttttaaacatacgTAATTTTCTATTTAGGGACAATGCGGATCATGCTGGTCTTTTTCCACCACCGGATCCCTTGAGGGACAGAACTTCAAGAAAACCGGCACCCTGACCTCCCTGTCCGAGAAGAACCTGATGGACTGCTCCCAGAAAGAGGGTAAGCTGACCACCTCTTAAATTGGGTTGCTCCTATAAATATGATTGTAACAACAATGCCTGTGTGTGACTCGCACATTGGAAATAACTTGAACACATTCCATCGTTTGTACTGCATTGCATTGTATATGCTCTTCTTTTTGGCCAGAGTAAAATGTTACAATATGAACTGGACAtatgttgtaatttattataaGCTTTCTTTTGAGAACAATATGGCATTGTGTTATTTGATTTCGCCGGCATGATGATGCCAGTGGGGTCTGGCAGACTTTGTTCTGTTATATGACATTTCTAGCACAATACATTATTAACATTTGCGTATTTATAGTTAGTGTTTATGGTGGAcgttatatcataattattgattCCCGGTTTCAGGAAATCACGGATGCCAGGGAGGTCTGATGGACTTTGCTTTTGCCTACGTTATTTCCAACGACGGTATTGATACTGAGGAGTCCTACCCATATGAGCCAAAGGTAGGTCCTTatatgtttgcttaaaaatattataataaaatatattttaaaatttaactacGATTTTTTGGGCGTTTAAAAAGTATGAGCCCTTGGCTGCCATTTGCAAATCCATTTAAACTGCTAATTTTGGTACAAATGCCTTCAATTtatcacaaaatgaaaaaaaaaatcgcaatAGAACAGCTCTTAATGGTTTTGGAAACTGTCGAAATATTTTCTTAACGTGATAGTAAAGCTATTAGCCATATAGCAATTTTCGAACGTatttatgaaaaactgcgaccttatcttttgtcaacaatcttatatcaatGATTTCCGGACTTGTACATAAATGGCTtattgaaaaacagaaaaaaagatgATGACTGTGATATGAATAACCACCATACCATTATACCATTAGCCCATAAGCCTGTTTCTCATACACTCAAGTTATGGTATTTTAATGTCTGCTGTAAGAACAACCATCAAACCGCTGTACCATTAGCCAACAAACCATTTTCTCATACTATTTGAGTATGgtattttgatgtttatatgAAACACTACTAAAATATAGATCTGTTTAATAATAACAACCATCATACCATTTGTCCCAAAGCCTGTACCTCCATATTTTTGTTCAGAACGGCAAATGCAAATTCAACCCCGCCAATGTCGGAGCCACAGAAAAGAGCTGCATGGACATCAAGGAGGGATCTGAAGATGACCTCATGGCCGCCTCCGCCACCGTCGGACCCATCTCCGTTGGTATCGATGCTAGCCACCCATCCTTCCAGCTGTACAAGTGAGtccataatttattttgataaagaatttgatatgtttttggCAGATAATGAATATGGTCTTATGCTCCCTTTGTTTTACAAGATTTAATCCAATTTAGATTAGTATTGACGCTAATCACCCGTCTTCCAAGCTCTAAAAGAAGGAATAAAATAAATCCTGTTGTCGAAAGTGTAGCATTTGATAAAGTCAACATGAGAATTTGGACAACCCAAAATATAGCCCCTATGTCAAATCGACGAAGACATCCTCTGGCTGAGTTATCGAACTCCTACAAAATACTTTGAagtaaaagtaaataattacATCATAATTTAGTTCCTTAAAGTAAGTTTCAATTTCGTTCTTTTACACAGGTCTGGAGTATACAGTGAGAAGAGATGCTCCTCCACCCAGCTCGACCACGGTGTCCTTGTTGTCGGCTATGGCTCTGAAAATACCAAAGACTACTGGCTCGTGAAGAACAGGTGAGGGTTagaaatatgtatgtatgacTATAAATAGAAATTTACTTGATATCTGGACCAGTTCTTGTTGTCAGCTAAGACGCTGAAAAGTAAAAATTCGACTGGCTTGTGAGGAATACgtaaaagttaaaatatgtatttctaatATGTTACAGTAGATAGAAAAATAACACGATTTCCTGAGCTGTTCTTCTTGTCATCTAGGGCGATTGGTTCTCGAAGAACACTTGAgggttttaatatatatatgtatgctaCCATATATAGAAGCAAAACGACATCATCTCCGGACCAAGCTTTAATTTCTAGAAATTCTTAACAAGTAACAAccttatgaaaataaatccatGTAGCCATACTAATTccttaaacatgatttaaaaaaaagattattgtttattttgataacttCCTATAAAAGATagcattttttcattatatagaATCTTATTAAAActgatatcaaataaaacagtttgctTAGTGAGCTCCTGTTAGAAGGGACTTTAAACTGTTCCAGAGATCGAGACAAGTTTTCTTTCTGGCTGCGGCTTCAGAAAACTACGTACAGCGAACAGTGCATTTGCCAAATGATTTTCTAACTGGGcaaaacattgtatttctttttgcaAGTCTATTGTATGTTCAATACAGCTCAACCAAAACCATAACAAACTGATTTCATGTTTAGCGTCAGgtttcaatatataaaacttCCTATCAAGCATGAAATAAGAATTAATTTTCCATTAAAAGAATAGCTGAACCTGTTAATAGTATACTTATTGTCTCCTTGTGCTCTAAAACAtggtttatttttgcatttttgagTACTGtaatttgcattgtattataattattattattattatctctTTCAATATTATATACGGTTTATTAATGCATAAGATGATAAGTTATAATTCTCTTAATAGAagttatataataacattaaatatccATTTCAACTTGGGCAAGAGGAGAAGTATTGAGCGCTTTTCATGATgagttattaatatataaatagaaattacATCATAACTGTAAATATCCCTTTCAGCTCGAGCAAGATCTGGAGTATCACTATCCATGATGCTTtttaattctataaatagaatttgcattatatctataaatatcCTTTTTCAGCTGGGGCAAGAGCTGGGGACAGGAGGGATACATCATGATGTCAAGAAACAAGAAGAACCAATGCGGTGTTGCCACCTCAGCCAGCTTCCCAACCATGTAATCTGATTGGTCAAAATTGAGTGTGAATTCTCAAAGACAGATTATCATTGGACACTGGTTTTCTCATGGTCTGAACTTACGTGTCAGttattgtgatatttatcttttttgaaaCTATTTGTAA from Mya arenaria isolate MELC-2E11 chromosome 7, ASM2691426v1 carries:
- the LOC128240715 gene encoding procathepsin L-like encodes the protein MFRLLVVSCLVACSLSLDAALNGEWAAYKTSHNKLYEPRAELLRRQIWESNIAYIQRHNLEADRGVHTYTLGMNEYGDMTHEEFVAIMNGLNMTGPNPKSPCSKYMPPSHVKLTDLPDTVDWRKEGYVTEIKNQGQCGSCWSFSTTGSLEGQNFKKTGTLTSLSEKNLMDCSQKEGNHGCQGGLMDFAFAYVISNDGIDTEESYPYEPKNGKCKFNPANVGATEKSCMDIKEGSEDDLMAASATVGPISVGIDASHPSFQLYKSGVYSEKRCSSTQLDHGVLVVGYGSENTKDYWLVKNSWGKSWGQEGYIMMSRNKKNQCGVATSASFPTM